A window of the Rhodoluna limnophila genome harbors these coding sequences:
- a CDS encoding Gfo/Idh/MocA family protein: MSNTPRTVGVGLISVGWMGKVHSRAYQSVPVVYPELGIKPRLIIAADTAQDRVDYAVNVLGYEQGTLDYHDVLNHPDVEVVSICAPNFLHAEIGIAAAKAGKAFWIEKPVGRGAEETEAVEAAANEAGVVSTIGFNYRNAPAVEHAKKIIAEGQLGRITNLRGTFFADYSSEPNGALSWRFVRKLAGSGVLGDLMGHLADLMHYVVGPIAEVSAFTKTVYTERPIQQMGVGTHFDVIEGGEKGPVENEDYGGMLVRFADDAVAAGALGTLEASRVAVGPRASYNFEIYGTEGSLKWDFERMNELQVAIGRRGDHLGYQRVMVAPGFGDFANFQPGAGTGMGYDDLKTIEARKFLESYIGGKSLNSNIHDAVASARVISAAEKSAESKQWVTVEPVAGTTSAKK, encoded by the coding sequence ATGTCAAATACACCTCGCACCGTTGGCGTTGGCCTAATCAGTGTTGGCTGGATGGGTAAAGTACACAGCCGTGCCTACCAGTCAGTGCCGGTTGTCTACCCAGAACTTGGCATTAAGCCACGACTAATCATTGCTGCCGACACCGCGCAGGATCGTGTTGACTACGCTGTGAATGTTTTGGGTTACGAGCAGGGCACTCTGGATTACCACGATGTTCTGAATCACCCAGATGTAGAAGTCGTATCTATCTGTGCACCAAATTTCTTGCACGCTGAGATCGGTATTGCAGCAGCAAAGGCTGGCAAGGCATTCTGGATTGAAAAGCCAGTTGGCCGCGGTGCCGAAGAGACCGAGGCCGTTGAAGCTGCTGCGAACGAAGCTGGTGTGGTTTCAACCATCGGTTTCAACTATCGCAATGCACCAGCCGTTGAGCACGCCAAGAAGATCATCGCTGAGGGCCAACTTGGCCGCATTACAAACCTTCGCGGAACCTTCTTTGCCGACTACTCATCAGAGCCAAACGGCGCACTGTCATGGAGATTTGTTCGCAAGCTAGCCGGTAGCGGCGTGCTGGGTGACCTGATGGGTCACCTTGCTGACCTAATGCACTACGTGGTTGGCCCAATTGCCGAGGTTTCGGCATTCACCAAGACTGTTTACACTGAGCGACCAATTCAGCAGATGGGTGTGGGTACCCACTTTGACGTTATCGAAGGTGGCGAGAAGGGCCCGGTAGAGAACGAAGACTATGGAGGCATGCTGGTTCGGTTTGCTGATGACGCAGTTGCAGCCGGTGCTCTTGGCACTCTAGAGGCATCTCGTGTTGCCGTTGGCCCACGCGCCAGCTACAACTTTGAAATTTATGGCACCGAGGGCTCATTGAAGTGGGACTTTGAGCGCATGAACGAGCTTCAGGTTGCTATTGGACGCCGCGGCGACCACCTTGGTTACCAGCGCGTAATGGTTGCGCCTGGTTTTGGCGACTTCGCAAACTTCCAGCCTGGTGCCGGCACCGGCATGGGCTACGACGACCTAAAGACCATCGAGGCACGCAAGTTCCTTGAGTCTTACATCGGTGGCAAGTCATTGAACTCAAACATTCACGATGCCGTTGCATCAGCCCGTGTGATCTCAGCTGCAGAAAAATCAGCCGAATCAAAGCAGTGGGTAACCGTTGAGCCTGTTGCAGGCACCACCTCAGCAAAGAAGTAA
- a CDS encoding HpcH/HpaI aldolase family protein, whose amino-acid sequence MASPLSRGGFLETLKQGQLTVGTFLGLASPLAAEVAAVNGVDWVLLDLEHGGGGEEQVSPTVVASGGYGVPTLVRVESAERIRIGRALDAGVAGVMVPRVDSVAQVQEAVKHMSYPPNGDRGVATYNRAVAWGRDIDALQPQSKAACIIQIETLSSLAQVEQIAAISGVDALFVGPLDLSFALGVPRDFKNPIFQDALSKVLAAAAAHGKVAGILASDTSIARTYVEMGFRFIAIGSDSTLMAKAISDAVTEIRK is encoded by the coding sequence ATGGCATCTCCACTGAGCCGCGGCGGCTTCTTAGAAACCCTTAAGCAGGGTCAACTAACCGTTGGCACCTTCTTGGGATTGGCCTCACCTTTGGCCGCAGAGGTTGCAGCAGTGAACGGCGTTGACTGGGTTCTTCTAGACCTCGAGCACGGCGGTGGCGGCGAAGAGCAGGTCTCGCCAACTGTGGTTGCCTCTGGTGGCTACGGCGTACCGACATTGGTTCGCGTGGAATCGGCGGAGCGCATTCGCATCGGACGCGCCCTTGATGCCGGTGTTGCAGGCGTGATGGTGCCTCGGGTTGACTCGGTTGCTCAGGTTCAAGAGGCTGTGAAGCACATGAGTTACCCGCCGAATGGTGACCGCGGTGTTGCAACATATAATCGCGCTGTTGCCTGGGGTAGAGACATCGATGCGCTTCAGCCACAGAGCAAGGCCGCATGCATCATTCAGATTGAAACATTGAGTTCGCTAGCCCAAGTTGAGCAGATCGCGGCAATTTCTGGAGTGGATGCCCTATTCGTGGGGCCGCTGGATTTGAGCTTTGCACTTGGTGTTCCGCGAGACTTCAAGAACCCAATTTTTCAAGACGCACTGAGCAAGGTGCTTGCTGCCGCCGCGGCCCACGGAAAAGTCGCGGGTATTTTGGCGTCCGACACGAGCATCGCACGCACCTATGTAGAGATGGGTTTTAGATTTATTGCCATTGGTTCAGATTCAACACTGATGGCAAAAGCAATTTCAGACGCAGTAACCGAAATCAGAAAGTAG